The following proteins come from a genomic window of Achromobacter deleyi:
- a CDS encoding TonB-dependent siderophore receptor, which yields MSCRPPSAAPRPSRPIARPVLLTTLIHLTLAGALASAWTPAAQAQAQAGQAGLRHYAIPAGPLDAALARFVTESGVPLAAPPALVQGRQSPGLQGSFSAETALARLLDGSGLAATRGADGSYIVHPRSGGDSTVTLAPVAVTGFASDGATEGTGSYTTGATATATRLPLTLRETPQSVTVVTRQKMDDFALTDINDVLQSTSSVVVNSQGADGANFFSRGFALQMQYDGMMNPIGIGENNISPAPDSAYLDRVEVLQGAAGLLAGAGEPGGTVNLVRKRPTGQFQAQLEAQVGSWDKRRLVGDVSGPLVASGKVRGRAVALWDDSDTFVDHAYDNKKGFYGVVDADITPTTTIGASFQWQRNKGNNHLGVPTAPDGGDLRLRRSAFFAGANDGIDKEYRMYTVDLTQQLPAGWKLRASYSHNEAKADNASSYLYGTLDPATGNGLRLYQQLLKRDFSANSYDLHASGPVSLFGRDHELVFGVNASTLKARSRGYYGAGMPVDIYRFDADIPRLDGPLAPWSKPNETLQRGAYGVARLNLADPLKLILGTRVSGYEYRNEGVPTQKERGVVSPYAGLVYDIDGEHSAYVSYSDIFKPQDNLNASGGTVDPIVGKNYEIGLKGEYLGGRLNTSAALFRLEQTNLAQTDPSVPYDESNICKGYCYSASGLVVSKGVDLGINGELSPGWQLGAGYTYVHSAYAKGEDKGKPYAANTPDHLLRVYTTYRLPGTRWTIGGNVRAQSAISNSGDGYTIRQGSYTVVGLLAKYQVSRQAEIGLTVDNLFDRRYYSAVGDPWFYNFYGAPRRFALNLRYTL from the coding sequence ATGTCTTGCCGCCCCCCATCCGCCGCCCCGCGCCCGTCGCGTCCGATCGCCCGGCCCGTCCTGCTCACCACGCTGATCCATCTGACCCTGGCGGGCGCGTTGGCCAGCGCCTGGACGCCTGCCGCGCAGGCCCAGGCGCAAGCCGGCCAGGCCGGCCTGCGCCACTATGCCATCCCCGCCGGGCCGCTGGATGCCGCGCTGGCCAGGTTCGTCACGGAATCCGGGGTGCCGCTGGCCGCGCCGCCAGCCCTGGTCCAGGGCCGCCAAAGTCCGGGCCTGCAGGGCAGCTTCAGCGCCGAGACGGCGCTGGCCCGGCTTCTCGATGGCTCGGGACTGGCCGCCACCCGCGGCGCCGATGGCAGCTACATCGTGCATCCGCGGTCCGGCGGCGACAGCACCGTCACGCTGGCGCCAGTCGCCGTGACGGGATTCGCCAGCGATGGCGCCACCGAAGGCACGGGTTCCTACACCACGGGCGCGACCGCGACCGCCACCCGCCTGCCGCTGACGTTGCGAGAAACGCCGCAGAGCGTCACCGTCGTCACGCGGCAGAAGATGGACGACTTCGCCCTGACCGACATCAACGACGTGCTGCAAAGCACCAGCAGCGTGGTGGTGAATTCGCAAGGCGCGGACGGCGCGAATTTCTTCAGCCGGGGATTCGCGCTGCAAATGCAGTACGACGGGATGATGAACCCGATCGGCATCGGCGAAAACAACATCAGCCCGGCGCCGGACAGCGCATACCTGGATCGGGTCGAAGTGCTGCAGGGCGCGGCTGGCCTGCTGGCCGGCGCGGGCGAACCCGGCGGCACGGTCAACCTGGTCCGCAAGCGCCCCACCGGCCAATTCCAGGCGCAGCTGGAGGCGCAGGTGGGGTCGTGGGACAAACGGCGCCTGGTCGGCGACGTGTCCGGCCCCCTGGTGGCGTCGGGCAAGGTCCGCGGCCGCGCGGTGGCGCTGTGGGACGACAGCGATACGTTCGTCGACCACGCCTATGACAATAAAAAGGGCTTCTACGGCGTGGTCGATGCCGACATCACGCCCACCACCACGATCGGCGCCAGCTTCCAGTGGCAGCGCAACAAGGGCAACAACCACCTGGGCGTGCCGACCGCGCCGGATGGCGGCGACCTGCGGCTACGCCGGTCCGCGTTCTTTGCCGGAGCCAACGACGGCATCGACAAGGAATACCGGATGTACACCGTCGACCTGACGCAGCAGTTGCCCGCGGGTTGGAAGCTGCGCGCCAGCTACAGTCACAACGAGGCCAAGGCGGACAATGCGTCGAGCTATCTGTACGGGACGCTCGATCCCGCCACGGGAAATGGCTTGCGCCTCTACCAACAATTGCTGAAACGCGACTTCTCGGCCAACAGCTATGACCTTCACGCCAGTGGGCCGGTGTCGCTGTTCGGCCGCGACCACGAACTGGTGTTCGGCGTGAATGCGTCGACCCTGAAGGCCCGCTCGCGCGGGTACTACGGCGCGGGCATGCCGGTCGATATCTATCGCTTTGACGCCGACATCCCCCGGCTCGATGGACCGCTGGCCCCCTGGAGCAAACCCAACGAGACCCTGCAACGCGGCGCCTACGGCGTCGCCCGCCTGAACCTCGCCGATCCGCTCAAGCTCATCCTGGGCACCCGCGTGAGCGGGTACGAATACCGCAACGAGGGCGTGCCCACGCAGAAAGAGCGCGGTGTCGTCAGCCCCTATGCCGGCCTGGTCTATGACATCGACGGCGAACACTCGGCCTACGTCAGCTATTCCGACATCTTCAAGCCGCAGGACAACCTCAATGCCAGCGGTGGCACGGTCGACCCGATCGTGGGCAAGAATTATGAAATCGGCCTGAAGGGGGAATACCTGGGCGGCAGGCTGAACACCAGCGCCGCCCTCTTCCGCCTGGAACAGACCAACCTGGCGCAGACGGATCCGAGCGTCCCCTACGATGAAAGCAATATCTGCAAGGGCTATTGCTACTCGGCTTCGGGCCTGGTGGTCAGCAAGGGCGTGGACCTGGGCATCAATGGCGAACTCTCGCCCGGCTGGCAGCTCGGCGCCGGCTATACCTACGTGCACAGCGCCTATGCCAAGGGAGAGGACAAAGGCAAGCCGTATGCCGCCAACACGCCGGACCACCTGCTGCGTGTCTACACCACCTACCGCCTGCCCGGCACGCGCTGGACCATCGGCGGCAATGTCAGGGCGCAGAGCGCCATCTCCAATTCCGGCGACGGCTACACCATACGGCAAGGCAGCTACACGGTGGTCGGGCTGCTGGCCAAGTACCAGGTCAGCCGCCAGGCGGAGATCGGCCTGACCGTGGACAACCTGTTTGACCGGCGCTACTACAGCGCCGTCGGCGACCCGTGGTTCTACAACTTCTACGGCGCGCCACGCCGCTTCGCGCTGAATCTCAGGTATACGCTGTGA
- a CDS encoding FecR domain-containing protein, which translates to MLSPSADAPQDALPHQALSQAAQWFATLNSGEAGADDRRRWQEWLAAAAEHREAWRYVERISHRFEPIKSSPARGNAIAAYEQAHARRRRQVLRGLGLFAGTALTGWAAWRHTALPEWAYAWTADVHTDTGEVRTVVLSDGSRVWLNAQSAIDDGYDDAQRGLRLLRGEMLVDTARDPRPFYVQTPQGRLQALGTRFSVRLERDLTFLAVYQGSVAIHPAAARTRTVIDAGQQVRFSREAIAASEEADPAREAWARGLLVARHTPLSAVIADLRPYFRGHLGLAPEIADLPVFGGFPLAEPERALHMLEQVLPIRVQRRWSWWISLEPA; encoded by the coding sequence GTGCTGAGTCCCTCCGCCGACGCGCCGCAAGACGCGTTGCCGCACCAGGCGTTGAGCCAGGCAGCCCAATGGTTCGCCACATTGAACTCGGGCGAGGCGGGGGCCGACGACAGGCGGCGCTGGCAGGAATGGCTGGCCGCGGCCGCCGAGCATCGTGAAGCCTGGCGCTACGTCGAACGCATCAGCCATCGGTTCGAGCCGATCAAATCCAGCCCCGCGCGTGGCAACGCGATTGCGGCCTACGAACAAGCGCATGCGCGGCGGCGGCGGCAGGTCCTGCGCGGCCTGGGACTGTTTGCCGGCACGGCCTTGACGGGCTGGGCCGCCTGGCGCCACACCGCCCTGCCGGAATGGGCCTACGCCTGGACGGCAGACGTGCATACCGACACGGGCGAGGTGCGGACGGTGGTGCTTTCCGACGGCTCGCGCGTGTGGCTCAATGCCCAGAGCGCCATCGATGACGGCTACGACGACGCGCAGCGCGGGCTGCGCCTGCTGCGCGGGGAAATGCTGGTCGATACGGCACGCGACCCACGGCCGTTCTACGTCCAGACGCCCCAGGGCCGGCTGCAGGCGCTCGGCACGCGTTTTTCCGTGCGCCTGGAGCGGGACCTGACATTCCTGGCGGTCTACCAGGGATCGGTCGCCATCCACCCGGCCGCGGCCAGGACCCGGACCGTCATCGACGCGGGGCAGCAGGTGCGTTTCTCGCGCGAGGCGATCGCCGCCAGCGAAGAGGCCGATCCCGCCCGCGAAGCCTGGGCCCGCGGCCTGCTGGTCGCGCGCCATACGCCGCTGTCCGCGGTCATCGCCGATCTGCGGCCGTATTTCCGCGGCCATCTGGGCCTGGCGCCCGAAATCGCCGACCTGCCCGTTTTCGGCGGTTTTCCGCTGGCCGAGCCGGAGCGCGCCTTGCACATGCTGGAACAGGTCCTGCCGATCCGGGTGCAGCGCCGCTGGTCCTGGTGGATCAGCCTCGAACCGGCCTGA
- a CDS encoding sigma-70 family RNA polymerase sigma factor: MPNQVSRSEFESLYCHHHGWLQSWLHRRLGSAADAADLAHDAFLRLIQVPRRFGSAPEARSYLRSMANGMCVDLWRRRNIEQAWLDTLAAQPEAVAPSAEHQAIVLEALREIDAMLRTLPPKVGRAFVMAVAGDMTHKEVARELNVSTRTITTYVAQAMLHCLQLEARLVVTPRPASQPRGPGSEEEAGC, translated from the coding sequence GTGCCCAACCAGGTTTCCCGCTCGGAATTCGAATCCCTGTACTGCCATCACCACGGTTGGTTGCAGAGTTGGCTGCACCGCAGGCTGGGCAGCGCCGCCGACGCGGCCGACCTCGCGCACGATGCCTTTCTGCGTCTCATCCAGGTCCCGCGGCGGTTCGGCAGCGCTCCCGAGGCGCGCAGCTATCTGCGCAGCATGGCCAACGGCATGTGCGTGGACCTCTGGCGCCGCCGCAATATCGAGCAGGCGTGGCTCGACACACTGGCCGCGCAGCCCGAAGCGGTCGCACCGTCCGCCGAGCATCAGGCCATCGTGCTGGAGGCCTTGCGCGAAATCGACGCGATGCTGCGCACCCTGCCTCCCAAGGTCGGGCGCGCCTTCGTCATGGCGGTTGCGGGCGACATGACGCACAAGGAGGTCGCGCGTGAACTGAATGTCTCCACGCGCACCATCACGACCTACGTCGCGCAGGCCATGCTGCATTGCCTGCAACTGGAAGCCAGGCTGGTCGTGACGCCCCGCCCGGCAAGCCAGCCGCGCGGCCCGGGTTCCGAGGAGGAAGCCGGGTGCTGA
- a CDS encoding MFS transporter yields MPASPASSPTPLTPAARRYAMLAVSLSISMATLDTSMTNTALPSMASQLGVSAADVIGVVTIYQLVMVATMLPLAALAGKIGHRRVFLPALWLFLAASVWCGAAPTLWSLEAARAAQGLAAAALMGCNMALVSAIYRKEELGRGMGLNAMIAAASLAGGPVLASAMLTVLSWHWLFYVNVPFCLVALALAGRHLPRSPGDGKALDAGAAVLCALAFGLAVLGLERLARPDWSAALVWGFGALSWALLLRRERLSAHAIVPLDLLRLPSFSMAVLVCVLAFAAQGAAMVALPFLLNRTLGRDIAEVGMLIAPWPVMGACLAPFSGKWSDRMSASLLGAIGLALLAAGLLAASGLPAGAPMWAVMLSMALCGTGFGLFLSPNQRFIMFSVPAHRASVASGLSGLARLLGQTMGAALVAACFAFNARAGATWALWVAVAFALAGCLASALLERLARRVRTASGCAA; encoded by the coding sequence ATGCCTGCTTCCCCCGCTTCCTCCCCCACTCCCCTGACACCCGCCGCGCGCCGTTACGCGATGCTGGCCGTGTCCCTGTCGATCTCGATGGCGACGCTCGATACCTCCATGACCAACACGGCGCTGCCGTCGATGGCGTCGCAGCTGGGCGTCAGCGCGGCCGACGTGATCGGCGTGGTCACGATCTATCAACTGGTCATGGTGGCGACGATGCTGCCGCTTGCCGCGCTGGCGGGCAAGATCGGCCACCGGCGGGTGTTCCTGCCGGCGCTGTGGCTGTTCCTGGCCGCCTCGGTCTGGTGCGGCGCGGCGCCGACGCTGTGGTCGCTGGAAGCGGCGCGGGCGGCGCAGGGCCTGGCCGCGGCGGCGCTGATGGGCTGCAACATGGCGCTGGTCAGCGCCATCTACCGCAAGGAGGAACTGGGCCGGGGCATGGGCCTGAACGCCATGATCGCGGCGGCGTCGCTGGCCGGAGGCCCGGTGCTGGCGTCGGCGATGCTGACGGTGTTGAGCTGGCACTGGCTGTTCTATGTGAACGTGCCCTTCTGCCTGGTGGCGCTGGCGCTGGCCGGCAGGCACCTGCCGCGCTCGCCGGGCGATGGCAAAGCGCTCGATGCGGGCGCGGCCGTGTTGTGCGCGCTGGCGTTCGGGCTCGCCGTGCTGGGGCTGGAACGGCTGGCGCGGCCGGACTGGAGCGCCGCGCTGGTCTGGGGGTTCGGGGCATTGAGCTGGGCGCTGCTGCTGCGCCGCGAACGCCTGAGCGCGCACGCGATCGTGCCGCTGGACCTGCTGCGCCTGCCGTCCTTTTCGATGGCCGTGCTGGTGTGCGTGCTGGCCTTCGCGGCGCAGGGCGCGGCCATGGTGGCGCTGCCGTTCCTGCTGAACCGGACGCTGGGCCGCGACATCGCCGAGGTCGGGATGCTGATCGCGCCCTGGCCGGTGATGGGCGCCTGCCTGGCGCCATTCTCGGGCAAGTGGTCGGACCGCATGTCCGCCAGCCTGCTGGGCGCGATCGGCCTGGCGCTGCTGGCCGCCGGCCTGCTGGCCGCGAGCGGGCTGCCGGCCGGCGCGCCGATGTGGGCGGTGATGCTGTCCATGGCGTTGTGCGGCACCGGCTTCGGGCTGTTCCTGTCGCCCAACCAGCGCTTCATCATGTTCAGCGTGCCGGCGCACCGCGCCAGCGTGGCCAGTGGCCTGTCCGGCCTGGCGCGGCTGCTGGGCCAGACGATGGGGGCGGCATTGGTGGCGGCGTGCTTTGCCTTCAATGCCCGCGCCGGCGCCACCTGGGCCCTGTGGGTGGCGGTGGCGTTCGCGCTGGCCGGTTGCCTGGCCAGCGCCCTGCTCGAACGGCTGGCGCGGCGGGTGCGGACGGCGTCGGGTTGCGCCGCATGA
- a CDS encoding LysR family transcriptional regulator → MNRSEGMALLVAAVDQGSLSGASRVSGISLASVSRRISALEERVGTRLLVRSTRALRLTEAGQRYYAEAKRLLAEMDELESSMRVDAAEPSGRLRVTAPTLYGRVHLQPLLAKFLVQHPKVALDLHLLDRPVNLLEEGIDLAVLVGEQPSSSLVARRLGSIRWVLSAAPDYLARHGTPANLQELAQHDGLVYSHLATEDAWTLMDKGRPATVRVRTRMRSNTVDGVVTAAAGGAGIVYAPAWAIADHVAAGRLQPLLVASETPPRPVFALMTHQRLMAGKVRSLVEFLARHLREKSLNDL, encoded by the coding sequence GTGAACCGATCGGAAGGCATGGCGCTGCTGGTGGCGGCCGTGGACCAGGGCAGTCTCAGCGGCGCCTCGCGCGTCAGCGGGATTTCATTGGCGTCCGTCAGCCGGCGCATCAGCGCGCTGGAGGAGCGCGTGGGCACCCGGTTGCTGGTGCGCTCGACCCGCGCCCTGCGCCTGACCGAGGCGGGGCAGCGCTATTACGCCGAGGCCAAGCGCCTGCTGGCCGAGATGGACGAACTGGAAAGCAGCATGCGCGTCGATGCCGCCGAGCCCTCGGGCCGGCTGCGCGTCACGGCGCCGACGCTGTACGGCCGGGTGCACCTGCAACCCCTGCTCGCGAAGTTCCTGGTGCAGCATCCCAAGGTCGCGCTCGACCTGCATTTGCTGGATCGCCCCGTCAACCTGCTGGAAGAGGGCATCGACCTGGCCGTGCTGGTCGGCGAACAGCCCAGCTCCAGCCTTGTCGCCCGGCGCCTGGGCTCGATCCGCTGGGTCCTGAGCGCGGCGCCCGACTACCTGGCGCGCCATGGCACGCCCGCCAACCTGCAGGAACTCGCGCAGCATGACGGCCTGGTCTACAGCCATCTGGCGACCGAGGATGCCTGGACGCTGATGGACAAGGGCAGGCCGGCGACCGTGCGGGTGCGCACCCGCATGCGCTCGAACACCGTGGACGGCGTCGTCACGGCCGCGGCGGGCGGCGCCGGCATCGTCTATGCGCCGGCCTGGGCGATCGCGGACCACGTCGCCGCCGGCCGCCTGCAGCCGTTGCTGGTGGCCTCGGAAACCCCGCCCAGGCCGGTGTTCGCGTTGATGACCCACCAGCGGCTGATGGCGGGCAAGGTGCGGTCACTGGTGGAATTCCTCGCCCGGCACCTGCGCGAGAAATCCCTGAATGACCTGTGA
- a CDS encoding ClbS/DfsB family four-helix bundle protein: MAVPQDKQELLDAIRVTYEKLAADLASVPPDRAHDATLEGHARGTTMSVADLVAYLVGWNLLVLKWCEAKAAGRAVDFPETGYRWNELGRLAQKFYADHAGQPYPALLQQFATVQARVVAWVAQASDAALYGSPWYEKYTQGRMIQLNTSSPYANARGRLRKWKRANGLT; the protein is encoded by the coding sequence ATGGCAGTGCCCCAAGACAAGCAGGAATTGCTGGATGCGATTCGCGTCACCTATGAGAAACTGGCCGCCGATCTGGCGAGCGTGCCGCCCGACCGGGCGCATGACGCCACGCTGGAAGGACACGCGCGCGGCACCACGATGAGCGTGGCCGATCTGGTCGCCTACCTGGTCGGCTGGAACCTGCTGGTGCTCAAGTGGTGCGAGGCCAAGGCCGCGGGGCGGGCCGTCGATTTCCCCGAGACGGGCTATCGGTGGAACGAGCTGGGCCGCCTTGCGCAAAAATTCTATGCGGATCACGCCGGGCAGCCGTATCCGGCGTTGCTGCAACAGTTCGCCACGGTGCAGGCCCGCGTCGTGGCCTGGGTGGCGCAGGCCAGCGACGCAGCCCTGTATGGTTCCCCCTGGTACGAGAAATACACCCAGGGCCGCATGATCCAGCTGAATACGTCTTCGCCTTACGCCAATGCGCGCGGCCGGTTGCGCAAGTGGAAGCGGGCCAACGGACTGACGTGA
- a CDS encoding TetR/AcrR family transcriptional regulator, with protein sequence MSLELSPRATEIVEQTRLLLATGGYHGFSYADISERVRIGKASIHHHFPTKADLVLVVIKRHREQARTGLAALDQHVEDPQARLTAYTEYWAACIRDGSMPMCIGAMLAAELPMIPQPVADEVRAYFGDLSAWLGSVLAAGAAKGQFRLRDGVLVEAQAFMSTIHGAMLTARALGSPEAFASIARAAIKQLAPPA encoded by the coding sequence ATGAGTTTGGAACTTTCCCCCCGCGCCACCGAGATCGTCGAGCAGACCCGGTTGCTGCTCGCCACCGGCGGCTATCACGGGTTCAGCTATGCCGACATCTCCGAACGGGTGCGCATCGGCAAGGCCAGCATTCATCACCATTTCCCGACCAAGGCCGACCTCGTGCTGGTCGTGATCAAGCGGCATCGCGAACAGGCCCGCACGGGGCTGGCGGCGCTCGATCAACACGTCGAGGATCCGCAGGCCCGGCTGACGGCCTACACCGAGTATTGGGCAGCCTGCATCCGCGACGGCAGCATGCCGATGTGCATCGGCGCGATGCTGGCGGCCGAGTTGCCGATGATTCCGCAGCCGGTCGCGGACGAGGTCCGCGCCTATTTCGGCGACCTGTCGGCCTGGCTCGGCTCGGTGCTCGCGGCCGGCGCCGCCAAGGGCCAGTTCCGTTTGCGCGACGGCGTGCTGGTCGAGGCGCAGGCGTTCATGTCGACGATCCACGGCGCGATGCTGACCGCGCGGGCGCTCGGTTCGCCCGAGGCGTTCGCGTCGATCGCGCGGGCGGCCATCAAGCAGTTGGCGCCGCCGGCCTGA
- a CDS encoding IclR family transcriptional regulator, which produces MASLENAAIILRLINKLNRKVTVTDLVDHLEMPKSSASRLLAQMKELGLLDREDSTRAYGPGVMILELSRMVRETTSLSAQMQDALKRLSAQSGHTGYISVLEGRDIMVLHVQQGSHPLRVTTYPGHRSPSWATSTGRVLLARDSDDKVAKRLGKQLPFISDEAPRTVPDVLARLRDVRESGFAVAINEAIPGVASISCAVSDPVSMERFAMCLSFPAAQADAASVQALAADLLTEARSLGRIVCDPAWGSPVHALHESAP; this is translated from the coding sequence ATGGCCTCACTCGAAAACGCAGCCATCATTCTTCGCCTGATCAATAAGCTCAATCGCAAGGTCACGGTGACGGACCTGGTTGACCACCTGGAGATGCCGAAAAGCTCGGCGTCGCGCCTGTTGGCGCAGATGAAGGAACTGGGGCTGCTGGATCGTGAGGACAGCACCCGCGCCTACGGTCCCGGGGTGATGATCCTGGAACTCTCGCGGATGGTGCGCGAGACCACCTCGCTGTCCGCGCAGATGCAGGACGCCCTCAAGCGCCTCAGCGCGCAGAGCGGCCACACCGGCTACATCTCGGTGCTCGAGGGGCGCGACATCATGGTGCTGCACGTGCAGCAGGGCTCGCATCCGCTGCGCGTCACGACCTATCCCGGACACCGTTCGCCCAGCTGGGCCACCTCGACCGGCCGCGTGCTGCTGGCGCGCGACAGCGACGACAAGGTGGCCAAGCGGCTGGGCAAGCAGCTGCCGTTCATTTCCGACGAAGCGCCGCGAACCGTGCCGGACGTGCTGGCCCGGCTGCGCGACGTGCGCGAGTCCGGCTTCGCCGTGGCGATCAACGAGGCCATCCCGGGGGTGGCCTCGATCAGTTGCGCCGTGAGCGACCCGGTGTCCATGGAGCGCTTCGCCATGTGCCTTTCCTTTCCGGCGGCCCAGGCCGATGCCGCCAGCGTGCAAGCGCTGGCCGCGGACCTGCTGACGGAAGCCAGAAGCCTCGGCCGGATCGTCTGCGATCCGGCCTGGGGATCCCCCGTTCATGCCCTCCATGAGTCAGCACCATGA
- a CDS encoding OPT/YSL family transporter → MIDSTPRHAAQGGASVQEDPHPRALSLSNLVLLAALSVFGAVIGIQLIVTLGVTPNTSIIGALVAMILARVPMRLLRSYRSVHTQNLAQTAISSATFGAANSLLLPLAIPYLLGRPDMVLPMFLGVGLAMLLDAYMLYRLFGSSVFPATGAWPPGVAAAEAIKAGDQGGTQAKLLGLGIVVGAVGSWFKIPMSAFGVAFIGNIWALGMFGLGLLLRGYSEPLFGMDINKQYIPHGVMIGAGLVALIQVAMVMRSKAGPKASGPTGPSVGSSLRLGGVGYILLSAGISLLAGLYADMPVPMLLGFIVYAAFAALVHELIVGIAAMHSGWFPAFAVALITLLLGLLIGFPPHALAILCGFSVATGPAFADMGYDLKAGFMLRGNGADMALELEGRKQQLIAAMLAFLIAIPVVYFSYDALFAGGQLPPVAKVYVATINAGATPGIAQMLLVWAIPGAIIQLIGGPKRQLGVLLATGLLIANPLAGWAVVAGIALRLLIEKVGGEKHRNHMEVFAGGIIAGDAIFSFFNAAITSHFGKK, encoded by the coding sequence ATGATTGATTCCACCCCCCGCCACGCCGCCCAAGGCGGCGCCTCAGTGCAGGAAGACCCGCACCCGAGAGCGCTCTCGCTGTCCAACCTGGTCCTGCTGGCCGCACTGAGCGTGTTTGGCGCCGTGATCGGCATCCAGCTGATCGTGACCCTGGGCGTGACGCCCAACACGTCCATCATCGGCGCGCTGGTGGCGATGATCCTGGCCCGCGTGCCGATGCGCCTGCTGCGCTCCTACCGTTCGGTCCACACGCAGAACCTGGCGCAGACCGCCATCTCCTCGGCCACCTTCGGCGCGGCCAACAGCCTGCTGCTGCCGCTGGCCATTCCCTACCTGCTGGGCCGCCCCGACATGGTGCTGCCGATGTTCCTGGGCGTGGGGCTGGCGATGCTGCTGGACGCCTACATGCTGTACCGCCTGTTCGGCAGCTCGGTGTTCCCGGCCACCGGCGCCTGGCCGCCGGGCGTGGCCGCGGCCGAAGCCATCAAGGCCGGCGACCAGGGCGGCACGCAGGCCAAGCTGCTGGGCCTGGGCATCGTGGTGGGCGCGGTGGGCTCGTGGTTCAAGATCCCGATGTCGGCGTTCGGCGTGGCCTTCATCGGCAACATCTGGGCGCTGGGCATGTTCGGCCTGGGCCTGTTGCTGCGCGGCTATTCCGAGCCGCTGTTCGGCATGGACATCAACAAACAGTACATCCCGCACGGCGTGATGATCGGCGCCGGGCTGGTGGCGCTGATCCAGGTGGCGATGGTCATGCGCAGCAAGGCCGGCCCCAAGGCCAGCGGCCCGACCGGCCCCAGCGTCGGCAGCAGCCTGCGCCTGGGCGGAGTGGGGTACATCCTGCTGTCCGCCGGCATCTCGCTGCTGGCGGGGCTGTATGCCGACATGCCGGTGCCGATGCTGCTGGGCTTCATCGTCTACGCCGCGTTCGCCGCGCTGGTGCATGAACTCATCGTCGGCATCGCCGCCATGCACTCGGGCTGGTTCCCGGCGTTCGCGGTGGCCCTCATCACCTTGCTGCTGGGCCTGTTGATCGGCTTTCCGCCGCATGCGCTGGCGATCCTGTGCGGCTTCTCGGTGGCGACCGGTCCGGCCTTCGCGGACATGGGCTACGACCTCAAGGCCGGTTTCATGCTGCGCGGCAACGGCGCCGACATGGCCCTCGAACTGGAAGGCCGCAAGCAGCAGCTGATCGCCGCCATGCTGGCGTTCCTGATCGCGATCCCGGTGGTGTATTTCAGCTACGACGCGCTGTTCGCGGGCGGCCAGCTGCCGCCGGTGGCCAAGGTCTACGTGGCCACCATCAACGCCGGCGCCACGCCCGGCATCGCGCAGATGCTGCTGGTGTGGGCCATTCCCGGCGCCATCATCCAGCTGATCGGCGGCCCCAAGCGCCAGCTCGGCGTGCTGCTGGCCACCGGCCTGCTGATCGCCAACCCGCTGGCCGGCTGGGCCGTGGTGGCGGGCATCGCGCTGCGCCTGCTGATCGAGAAGGTCGGCGGCGAAAAGCACCGCAACCACATGGAAGTGTTTGCCGGCGGCATCATCGCGGGCGACGCCATCTTCAGCTTCTTCAACGCCGCCATCACCTCGCATTTTGGCAAGAAGTGA
- a CDS encoding DUF1177 domain-containing protein, whose amino-acid sequence MSLSQTLQAFEALDSAHASGHTVVKLLESYPDVSVTVTKITGANGSTDFVRIMIPGAQGKRAGGSAPTLGIVGRLGGIGARPGRIGLVSDGDGAVAAVAAALKLAHMQAQGDVLAGDVIIGTHICPDAPTRPHEPVDFMDSPVDMKAMNEQELSAEMDAVLSIDTTKGNRIINHKGFALSPTVKQGYILRMSEDLLRIMETTTGRPAATFPISLQDITPYDNGVYHVNSIMQPSVATAAPVVGVAITTESVVPGCGTGASHEVDIASAAKFAVEVAKEFTQGKCQFFDRDEYALLLKLYGSLAHLQGEQAGQH is encoded by the coding sequence ATGAGTCTTTCCCAGACATTGCAGGCCTTCGAAGCGCTGGACAGCGCGCACGCGTCGGGCCACACCGTGGTCAAGCTGCTCGAAAGCTATCCGGACGTGAGCGTCACCGTCACCAAGATCACCGGCGCCAACGGCTCCACCGATTTCGTGCGCATCATGATTCCCGGCGCCCAGGGCAAGCGCGCCGGCGGTTCGGCGCCCACGCTCGGCATCGTCGGCCGCCTGGGCGGCATCGGCGCGCGGCCGGGCCGCATCGGCCTGGTGTCCGACGGCGACGGCGCGGTCGCCGCGGTGGCCGCCGCGCTCAAGCTGGCGCACATGCAGGCGCAGGGCGACGTGCTGGCCGGCGATGTGATCATCGGCACGCACATCTGTCCCGATGCGCCGACCCGTCCGCACGAACCGGTGGATTTCATGGACTCGCCGGTCGACATGAAGGCCATGAACGAGCAGGAACTCAGCGCCGAAATGGACGCGGTGCTGTCGATCGACACCACCAAGGGCAACCGCATCATCAACCACAAGGGCTTCGCGCTGTCGCCCACGGTCAAGCAGGGCTACATCCTGCGGATGTCGGAAGACCTGCTGCGCATCATGGAGACGACCACCGGCCGTCCCGCCGCCACCTTCCCGATCTCGCTGCAGGACATCACGCCCTATGACAACGGCGTGTACCACGTGAACAGCATCATGCAGCCGTCGGTCGCCACCGCGGCGCCGGTGGTCGGCGTGGCCATCACCACCGAGAGCGTGGTGCCGGGCTGCGGCACGGGCGCCAGCCACGAGGTCGACATCGCGTCGGCCGCCAAGTTCGCGGTCGAGGTGGCCAAGGAATTCACCCAGGGCAAGTGCCAGTTCTTCGATCGCGACGAGTACGCGCTGCTGCTCAAGCTCTACGGTTCGCTGGCCCATCTGCAGGGCGAGCAGGCCGGCCAACACTGA